One window of the Archangium primigenium genome contains the following:
- a CDS encoding ATP-binding protein — MPHIPVRPGATEYVRRPGGASEEIANWILANRSPVLLGGPAGVGKSTELARAAQLLQPHRVACLIPLDRWENMRRLGPEQMLQRIAGRVAYVAKETLHLSLSEGLFEESQKSVSSRWSPAGLARLVLVEVARLSRQGRVTLLLDGLEKVPEGPASMELFDALAALPEEVELVAVIPWHAAFGPHAETIIRAGERFVSARAVEVDGERGREGRAFLQNVLLRRLQLPEEVLDPGDAETFVSLGLPWDEERARAAARGSLVADAAMASGGIPRIFLQLMADAASYAKLRREGDWPIVEDLKDACTDQIDTFRRLLLPGDTDEARNAVGTDGRELELSRKIRLMAHGILLERVREQVPVLELHPLAHIAIERGGSRA, encoded by the coding sequence ATGCCGCACATTCCGGTTCGCCCCGGCGCGACCGAATACGTGCGGCGACCTGGGGGCGCCAGCGAGGAAATCGCCAATTGGATTCTGGCGAACCGTTCGCCGGTGTTGCTCGGTGGACCCGCCGGAGTTGGAAAGAGCACCGAGCTCGCGCGCGCGGCGCAGCTGCTCCAGCCGCATCGCGTGGCATGCCTCATCCCGCTTGACCGCTGGGAGAACATGCGACGTCTCGGTCCCGAGCAGATGCTCCAACGCATCGCGGGCCGCGTTGCATATGTCGCGAAGGAGACACTCCACCTGTCGTTGTCGGAGGGGCTCTTCGAGGAGTCGCAGAAGAGCGTCAGCAGCCGCTGGAGCCCCGCCGGCCTCGCGCGGCTGGTGCTCGTCGAAGTCGCGCGGCTTTCCAGGCAAGGGCGCGTCACGTTGCTGCTCGACGGCCTGGAGAAGGTGCCCGAAGGTCCGGCGTCGATGGAGCTGTTCGATGCGCTTGCTGCGCTGCCGGAAGAGGTGGAGTTGGTCGCGGTCATCCCCTGGCATGCTGCCTTCGGTCCTCACGCGGAGACCATCATCCGGGCGGGTGAGCGCTTCGTGTCCGCGCGAGCTGTCGAGGTCGACGGCGAGCGCGGTCGCGAGGGTCGCGCCTTCTTGCAGAACGTACTCCTTCGTCGCCTACAGCTCCCCGAGGAGGTGCTCGATCCCGGTGATGCCGAGACGTTTGTATCGCTTGGTCTCCCCTGGGATGAGGAGCGTGCTCGCGCCGCCGCCAGAGGAAGCCTCGTCGCCGATGCGGCGATGGCCAGCGGAGGCATCCCTCGCATCTTCCTTCAGCTCATGGCGGATGCCGCCTCGTACGCGAAGCTTCGTCGAGAAGGAGATTGGCCCATCGTCGAGGACCTGAAGGACGCCTGCACGGACCAGATCGACACCTTCCGTCGCCTCTTGCTTCCGGGAGATACAGACGAAGCGCGGAACGCTGTGGGTACCGACGGTCGCGAGCTGGAACTGAGCCGCAAGATTCGATTGATGGCGCACGGCATTCTTCTCGAACGCGTGAGGGAGCAGGTGCCCGTGCTCGAGCTTCACCCCCTGGCGCACATCGCGATTGAGCGGGGAGGCAGCCGTGCGTGA
- a CDS encoding protein kinase domain-containing protein, whose translation MAFTEGRIHRGRPTPYPWERQALDLVYKHESLSDTDPHQAWELHELYDPASGRLYEIDLLFLSRQGLFLVEIKSHPGALTGDIVDWTFTDGGGRRTIECPYPGANLKAKVLADLLERQLGKERPYVHAAVFLSHVTEVRLDGGRPPWLLLPKDVGSRLVNGLDGRDAQRIVNRPMMKQLLQAAHRLGLRPSTTARVVGGYKLVELVDDGDGYQEHLAKNAAVERDQARVRSYLVPAATSAERRAQLHRAARREARTLAQIGQHPGILAYRSFVDDAPLGPAVLFEAFEGSLPLHAFVRQEPNLTFDERLGLLQQIVEAVAHCHRSGVLHRNLSPASVLVRRGADGRIHVRLHRFQTAAWLEHSSVGTRHFHELSQALDRLYQAPEVLADPEKATYESDVFSVGCLAWLVLTGQHPAATLAEREQRIKGAKDGEGGLRPSAVRADLAILDEAISFATQPNPHARADDISDWFNAFVLEALTRPAADIGAGADPREAQKGDTLQGGLRVERRLGSGGTALVLHVRREGRDFALKVPHDVGCGERLLAEAKTLQELRHEHIVALRDVLTLGGLPCLLLEFAGDRSLGDVLREQGTLPLELARRYGDDLLSAVQYLEEAGVTHRDIKPTNVGFTSLSKKQSHLLLLDFSLSSADVTAISAGTAEWRDPWLYLRGTWDADADRYAAAAVLYHALTGARPALPQGDATAEVVVEAERFDAAVRDRLTSFFRRAFARETTTRFSSAEAMRQAWVHALSVESETDDGASAIALEQVRPETPVDALPLSARARNALDRAGVSTVAELLLLPRNQLSVVRGVGTHVAREIVALADQLRARFEVENRPVFMPGFSRPRLLLEEPEAGIEASTVDRLMAAGLKTTIDAALAPAARIEKLLGRARADALRERLAAIAAAEPTPGSLGDWARELIGRASANEANRRLRVLVGLDPLPDERPDSGLPAARTVSEVAGAFGIEPAQLHSSLQFLRNKRWADNAAAASLTQALSSALDAASPAAPFMDLAHALAKARTEGTPSDDDVRTAAALVRVALELRPNLPATWRRIGSTPWVARDPEVLDALAALAESADNLAAIEPLPSSEVVRASLAEVAAGTPLATLPADQRLTLAARASERAAASARLELYPRGMDAARALSLSLAVLSGAGLSPEVVRRRIAARYPEAVPLPERPALDELLAPHGLVFMPDIGTGEYARPGQHANTSMTVALPSRQPTAPGLVQRRSPEAQRAAAFQDQLDRGVAAGRFRVIQVRADVASRAIDALAGALETQAVSLDHALTNAIRRQAEELGVDWANVEAADRAGPGGPDWPLLVELVRQATDRVVDELLHRRDQTLVLAWPGALARYGLASALARIVEGSERGDAPAILLVVPSHADGTAPSINGRLPVPVPLPSQRLVMPDAWLANAHKAAETP comes from the coding sequence TTGGCATTCACCGAAGGTCGTATTCATCGCGGTCGCCCGACTCCCTACCCATGGGAGCGGCAGGCGCTCGACCTCGTCTACAAGCACGAGTCCCTCTCGGACACCGATCCGCACCAGGCGTGGGAGCTTCACGAGCTCTACGACCCTGCGTCGGGCCGACTGTACGAAATCGATCTGCTCTTCTTGTCTCGTCAGGGCCTGTTCCTCGTCGAAATCAAGAGCCACCCGGGCGCGTTGACGGGTGACATCGTGGACTGGACCTTCACAGACGGAGGAGGGCGACGCACGATCGAGTGCCCGTATCCCGGCGCCAACCTGAAAGCCAAGGTGCTCGCCGACCTTCTCGAACGGCAGCTCGGCAAAGAGCGCCCCTACGTGCATGCGGCGGTCTTCCTCTCCCACGTCACCGAAGTGCGTCTCGACGGCGGCCGGCCGCCGTGGCTGCTGCTCCCGAAGGATGTCGGCTCCAGGCTCGTCAACGGACTCGATGGCCGCGACGCTCAGCGCATCGTCAACCGGCCGATGATGAAGCAGTTGCTCCAAGCAGCTCATCGACTCGGCCTGCGCCCGAGCACGACTGCGCGCGTGGTGGGGGGCTACAAGCTCGTCGAGCTCGTCGACGACGGCGATGGCTATCAGGAGCACCTCGCGAAGAACGCCGCCGTCGAGCGCGATCAAGCGCGCGTCCGCAGTTACCTGGTGCCGGCCGCGACCTCCGCCGAGAGGCGCGCACAGCTTCACCGCGCAGCCCGACGCGAAGCACGGACGCTCGCGCAGATCGGGCAGCACCCCGGGATCCTCGCCTACCGCTCCTTCGTCGACGACGCGCCGCTCGGCCCGGCGGTGCTCTTCGAGGCCTTCGAAGGCTCGCTCCCGCTGCACGCCTTCGTGCGCCAGGAGCCCAACCTGACCTTCGACGAGCGGCTCGGGCTTCTCCAGCAGATCGTCGAGGCGGTCGCCCACTGCCACCGCTCGGGTGTTCTGCACCGCAATCTCTCGCCCGCCTCGGTGTTGGTCCGGCGCGGGGCGGACGGGCGCATTCATGTGCGCCTCCATCGCTTTCAAACCGCGGCGTGGCTCGAGCACAGCAGCGTCGGGACCCGCCACTTCCACGAACTGTCGCAGGCGTTGGATCGCCTCTACCAGGCGCCCGAGGTCCTCGCGGACCCCGAGAAGGCGACGTACGAGAGCGATGTCTTCTCGGTGGGTTGCCTCGCGTGGCTCGTCCTCACCGGACAGCACCCCGCCGCGACGCTTGCCGAGCGAGAGCAGCGCATCAAGGGAGCGAAAGATGGCGAAGGTGGTCTTCGCCCCTCGGCGGTTCGCGCCGATCTCGCGATCCTCGACGAGGCGATCTCTTTCGCGACGCAGCCGAACCCTCATGCTCGCGCCGACGACATCTCCGATTGGTTCAACGCCTTCGTCCTCGAGGCGCTCACGCGCCCGGCGGCCGACATCGGCGCGGGCGCGGATCCGCGCGAAGCCCAGAAGGGAGACACCCTCCAAGGTGGCCTTCGCGTCGAGCGTCGCCTGGGCTCCGGCGGGACGGCGCTGGTGCTCCACGTGCGTCGCGAGGGGCGCGACTTCGCGCTGAAGGTCCCCCACGATGTGGGCTGCGGTGAGCGGCTGCTCGCCGAAGCGAAGACGCTGCAGGAACTGCGGCACGAGCACATCGTCGCGCTGCGCGACGTCCTCACGCTCGGCGGGTTGCCGTGCCTGCTCCTCGAGTTCGCGGGTGATCGGAGCCTGGGTGACGTGCTTCGCGAGCAGGGGACGTTGCCGCTCGAACTCGCGCGTCGGTACGGCGATGACCTGCTCTCGGCGGTCCAGTACCTCGAAGAGGCTGGCGTCACGCACCGCGACATCAAGCCCACCAACGTTGGTTTCACGAGTCTGTCGAAGAAGCAGAGCCACCTGCTCCTCCTCGACTTCTCGCTCTCGTCCGCCGACGTGACCGCCATCAGCGCTGGCACCGCGGAGTGGCGCGACCCCTGGTTGTATCTGCGCGGCACGTGGGACGCCGACGCGGATCGCTACGCCGCCGCCGCCGTGCTCTATCACGCGCTCACCGGCGCGCGGCCCGCGCTCCCGCAGGGCGACGCGACCGCCGAGGTGGTCGTCGAGGCCGAGCGTTTCGATGCGGCGGTCCGCGACCGGCTGACCTCCTTCTTTCGCCGAGCCTTCGCGCGCGAGACGACGACCCGGTTCTCCAGCGCCGAGGCCATGCGACAGGCGTGGGTGCATGCGCTGTCGGTCGAGTCGGAGACGGACGACGGCGCGTCCGCCATCGCCCTTGAGCAGGTCCGTCCCGAGACGCCCGTCGATGCCTTGCCGCTGTCGGCGCGCGCACGCAACGCGCTCGACCGGGCCGGCGTGTCCACGGTCGCTGAGCTGCTGCTCCTGCCGCGCAACCAGCTCTCGGTCGTTCGCGGTGTCGGCACGCATGTCGCGCGTGAAATCGTGGCGCTCGCCGATCAGCTTCGCGCTCGGTTCGAAGTCGAAAACCGCCCCGTGTTCATGCCGGGCTTTTCGCGCCCACGTCTGCTGTTGGAGGAGCCGGAGGCCGGCATCGAGGCAAGCACGGTCGACCGCTTGATGGCCGCGGGGCTCAAGACCACCATTGATGCCGCGCTCGCTCCCGCCGCTCGCATCGAGAAGCTCCTCGGGCGTGCCCGCGCCGACGCGCTTCGTGAGCGGCTCGCGGCCATCGCCGCCGCAGAGCCAACGCCGGGCTCACTCGGCGACTGGGCTCGCGAGCTCATCGGACGCGCCAGCGCGAACGAGGCGAATCGTCGGCTCCGTGTGCTGGTCGGGCTCGATCCGCTGCCCGACGAACGTCCGGATTCCGGGCTCCCGGCCGCGCGCACGGTGTCCGAGGTCGCTGGGGCGTTCGGCATCGAGCCCGCGCAGCTCCACTCGAGCCTTCAGTTCCTGCGCAACAAGCGCTGGGCGGACAACGCTGCTGCGGCCTCGCTCACGCAGGCCCTGTCATCCGCGCTCGACGCCGCGTCGCCCGCGGCGCCCTTCATGGACCTGGCCCACGCGTTGGCCAAGGCCCGCACCGAGGGGACGCCCAGCGACGACGACGTGCGCACCGCCGCGGCGCTCGTGCGTGTGGCGCTGGAACTTCGACCCAACCTTCCTGCCACCTGGCGGCGCATCGGCAGCACGCCTTGGGTGGCGCGTGACCCCGAAGTGCTCGACGCGCTCGCGGCCCTCGCGGAGAGCGCCGACAACCTTGCCGCGATCGAGCCGCTTCCCTCGTCCGAAGTCGTTCGTGCCTCGCTCGCCGAGGTCGCCGCTGGAACTCCCTTGGCGACGTTGCCGGCCGACCAGCGGCTCACCCTCGCCGCCCGCGCCAGCGAGCGCGCAGCGGCGTCGGCGCGGCTCGAGCTCTACCCTCGCGGCATGGACGCGGCGCGCGCGCTGTCCCTGAGCCTCGCCGTGCTCTCGGGCGCGGGGCTCTCCCCGGAAGTCGTCCGGCGGCGCATCGCGGCTCGCTATCCCGAGGCGGTCCCGCTCCCCGAGCGTCCGGCGCTCGACGAGTTGCTCGCGCCGCACGGCCTCGTCTTCATGCCGGACATCGGCACGGGCGAGTACGCACGACCCGGGCAGCACGCGAACACATCGATGACCGTTGCCTTGCCCTCGCGCCAGCCCACGGCACCGGGCCTCGTGCAGCGGCGCAGCCCCGAAGCGCAACGCGCCGCCGCCTTTCAGGATCAGCTCGATCGCGGCGTGGCCGCGGGCCGCTTCCGCGTGATCCAGGTGCGCGCGGACGTCGCGAGCCGTGCGATCGACGCGCTCGCGGGGGCGCTCGAGACACAGGCGGTGTCGCTCGACCACGCTCTGACGAACGCCATTCGCCGTCAGGCCGAGGAACTTGGCGTCGACTGGGCCAATGTCGAGGCCGCCGACCGCGCCGGTCCCGGCGGGCCCGACTGGCCACTCCTCGTCGAGCTGGTACGCCAGGCGACCGACCGCGTCGTCGACGAGCTGCTCCACCGACGCGACCAGACCCTGGTGCTGGCGTGGCCGGGCGCGCTCGCGCGATATGGCCTGGCTTCTGCGCTCGCGCGCATCGTTGAAGGCTCCGAGCGCGGCGATGCGCCCGCCATTCTTCTCGTAGTGCCCTCGCACGCTGACGGCACCGCCCCCTCCATCAACGGTCGGCTGCCCGTACCCGTGCCGCTACCGAGCCAGCGGCTCGTCATGCCCGATGCATGGCTGGCGAACGCCCATAAAGCCGCGGAGACGCCCTGA
- the pglX gene encoding BREX-2 system adenine-specific DNA-methyltransferase PglX, protein MTNLPKLLQPALKALEKDLLARAKTERVEAGLRAAWTEEQNAGQTGVGFEPWRRERVTQLAVAWILSVVFVRTLEDRGYVDPRVAGATKEALRAAEDREALFLQVAPFLGPREYLLAIFRELAKLPGARDVFDTRHNPVWVLAPSSEGAKALLDFFRKPDASGAPALVFADEDTRFLGDLYQDLSEAVRKRYALLQTPEFVEEFILEQTLDPAIREFGLAEVNLIDPTCGSGHFLLGAFRRLLGRWQAHAPTEPIADLARRALGQVYGVDINPYAVAIARFRLVLAVLDAVGIKRLERAPDIRPNVVVADSLLHRFDQRVLSVGQMSMDDDLRWGDRLFRLENRPDVERVLTKRYHAVVGNPPYITEKDASKRKKYREMYESAAGKYALAAPFTERFFDLGVEGGFVGMINSNAWTKRDYGKTLIEKVLPQLDVHKIIDTSGCYLPGHGTPTLLLFGQNRVGTEADIVAVLGKRGEREVPPAPASAPVWTEIVRHHNDLGFDGVHVSTEAVSRRELRRHPWIMAGGGARGVLEDFDEKGAGLKSIAVTGVFGMTNADDCYSLDVGVFRRFGVDAANVRPILSGDSPRDWSAGPVTHCVFPYDSDGNLIDIHLLPALGRFLWPYREHLYARATFNGGTYRSDNQPWWKWHQVAADKLQAERKIAYGEVATHNHFVVTERSTVCKQSAPLVLLGRDADAGDYSALLGHLNSSAVGFWGRQNFFQKGGDQIGAGARLSKTPWQDRLQMAGNLLQQLPVPKLDALRGALLGLVLAAEETVREMAALAPEKIVAAILSATPKLTALREARTRCLAERARLRGILVSLQEEMDWRVYGLFGLPTVEAPSVDAVRVPVEPNHRPFEVRLAREVSTDISASEWFRVHKREAPSDVGGPLADLYRQRLRLLDEPEHGKQLRLLETPETKRRWSPPDDAKAFTAAVRTWLLERIEAAFRDQSTPELRTARQLALELGRDPTVQAAHELLTEESGLELVRLISDLVDGEGVPFLAGYRYAETGMEKRASWEETWRLQRLEDAGTLAPELKRLALKAIPVPDKYGPKDFLRHYWGLRGKLDVPKERFVTVPGGNTDEDTTPLVGWAGWDHLQVAQALSGLYQRRKSEDGWTRDRLVPLLAGIDERVPWLLQWHNEPSAAFGEMKLGEFFRDFVAGEAHTLGIAVGDLRAWTPPAAPKRTTVDPSDVLAALKSWKPESDDDEGEDEEAELPEGPTEADLASEVGVTKALIKKALKKLEADGLIEKLGGRPARYVATESSS, encoded by the coding sequence ATGACGAACCTGCCCAAGCTGCTGCAGCCCGCGCTCAAGGCGCTCGAGAAGGACCTGCTTGCGCGTGCCAAGACCGAGCGTGTCGAGGCGGGACTTCGTGCCGCGTGGACCGAAGAGCAGAACGCTGGTCAAACCGGGGTCGGGTTCGAGCCGTGGCGCCGTGAGCGCGTGACCCAGCTCGCTGTCGCGTGGATTTTATCGGTAGTCTTCGTGCGCACGCTCGAAGATCGCGGTTACGTCGATCCGCGCGTGGCGGGCGCGACGAAGGAAGCGCTGCGTGCGGCCGAAGACCGCGAGGCGCTCTTCCTCCAGGTCGCGCCGTTCTTGGGCCCGCGCGAGTACCTGCTCGCGATCTTCCGCGAGCTGGCGAAGCTCCCCGGCGCGCGCGACGTCTTCGACACGCGCCACAACCCGGTCTGGGTGCTCGCACCCTCGAGCGAAGGTGCCAAGGCGCTGCTTGACTTTTTCCGCAAGCCCGATGCGAGCGGAGCGCCCGCACTCGTGTTCGCGGACGAGGACACGCGCTTCCTTGGCGACCTGTACCAGGACCTCTCCGAAGCGGTGCGCAAGCGCTATGCGCTCCTCCAGACGCCCGAGTTCGTCGAGGAGTTCATCCTTGAGCAGACGCTCGATCCGGCGATCCGCGAGTTCGGCCTCGCCGAGGTGAACCTGATTGATCCAACCTGCGGCTCGGGGCACTTCCTGCTGGGTGCTTTCCGCCGCCTCTTGGGTCGATGGCAGGCCCATGCGCCGACGGAGCCCATCGCGGACCTCGCGCGACGGGCGCTCGGCCAGGTTTACGGCGTCGACATCAACCCCTACGCGGTGGCCATCGCACGCTTCCGGCTAGTGCTCGCGGTGCTCGACGCGGTTGGCATCAAGCGCCTCGAACGCGCGCCGGACATTCGTCCGAACGTCGTCGTCGCTGACAGCCTCTTGCATCGCTTCGACCAACGCGTGCTCAGCGTGGGTCAGATGTCGATGGACGATGACCTACGCTGGGGTGACCGGCTCTTCCGGCTTGAGAACCGCCCCGACGTCGAGCGCGTGCTCACCAAGCGCTACCACGCGGTCGTCGGCAACCCGCCGTACATCACGGAGAAGGACGCGTCCAAGCGCAAGAAGTACCGCGAGATGTACGAGAGCGCGGCAGGCAAGTACGCGCTGGCCGCGCCGTTCACGGAGCGCTTCTTTGACCTTGGTGTCGAGGGCGGCTTCGTTGGGATGATCAACAGCAACGCTTGGACGAAGCGCGACTACGGGAAGACGCTCATCGAGAAGGTCTTGCCGCAGCTCGATGTGCACAAGATCATCGACACTTCGGGGTGCTACCTCCCTGGTCACGGCACACCAACTCTGCTTCTATTTGGTCAGAATCGTGTCGGGACAGAGGCGGATATTGTTGCCGTGCTTGGGAAGCGCGGTGAACGAGAAGTGCCTCCTGCTCCGGCAAGCGCGCCCGTATGGACCGAGATCGTACGGCATCACAACGATCTCGGATTTGATGGCGTTCACGTTTCGACCGAGGCTGTCTCACGCCGGGAACTGCGCAGGCATCCGTGGATAATGGCCGGTGGTGGCGCTCGCGGCGTGCTTGAGGACTTTGATGAAAAGGGCGCTGGACTAAAGTCAATCGCGGTAACGGGCGTCTTCGGTATGACGAATGCCGACGACTGCTACAGCTTGGACGTTGGTGTCTTCCGTCGATTTGGAGTCGACGCGGCGAACGTTCGCCCGATTCTCTCGGGTGACTCGCCGCGCGATTGGTCCGCTGGGCCGGTCACTCACTGTGTGTTTCCCTACGATTCAGATGGAAACCTCATTGATATCCACCTCCTCCCGGCTCTCGGTCGCTTCTTGTGGCCGTATCGCGAGCATCTCTATGCGCGCGCAACGTTCAACGGTGGGACGTACCGGTCCGACAATCAACCCTGGTGGAAGTGGCACCAAGTGGCTGCGGACAAGCTCCAAGCTGAGAGGAAGATAGCGTATGGCGAAGTCGCGACTCATAACCATTTCGTTGTCACTGAGCGCTCGACGGTCTGCAAGCAGTCTGCGCCGCTAGTCCTTCTTGGCCGAGACGCAGACGCCGGCGACTACAGCGCGCTCTTGGGTCACCTCAACTCGTCAGCGGTCGGTTTTTGGGGGCGCCAAAACTTCTTCCAGAAGGGTGGCGACCAGATAGGCGCAGGAGCGCGCCTCTCCAAGACGCCGTGGCAGGACCGCCTTCAGATGGCCGGCAATCTGCTTCAACAGCTCCCCGTGCCGAAGCTGGACGCGTTGCGCGGCGCGCTCCTCGGCCTAGTGCTTGCTGCCGAAGAGACCGTGCGCGAGATGGCCGCGCTCGCGCCCGAGAAGATCGTGGCTGCCATCCTCTCGGCGACGCCCAAGCTCACAGCGCTTCGCGAGGCCCGCACGCGCTGCCTCGCCGAGCGCGCGCGGCTGCGGGGCATCCTCGTCTCGCTGCAAGAGGAGATGGATTGGCGCGTGTACGGCCTCTTCGGTCTGCCGACGGTCGAGGCGCCGTCCGTCGATGCCGTTCGCGTCCCCGTCGAGCCGAACCACCGCCCCTTCGAGGTGCGCCTCGCGCGCGAGGTGAGCACCGACATCTCGGCCTCCGAATGGTTTCGTGTTCACAAGCGCGAGGCGCCCTCGGACGTCGGCGGGCCGCTCGCCGATCTCTATCGCCAGCGCCTGCGGCTCCTCGACGAGCCCGAGCACGGCAAGCAACTCCGCTTGCTCGAGACGCCGGAGACCAAGCGCCGCTGGTCGCCGCCCGACGACGCCAAGGCCTTCACGGCGGCCGTTCGTACGTGGCTGCTCGAACGCATCGAGGCCGCCTTCCGAGACCAGAGCACGCCAGAGCTGCGTACGGCACGCCAACTCGCACTCGAGCTCGGTCGCGATCCTACGGTGCAGGCGGCGCACGAACTGCTCACCGAGGAGAGCGGTCTCGAGCTCGTGCGGCTCATCTCCGACCTCGTCGATGGCGAAGGCGTGCCCTTCCTCGCGGGCTACCGGTACGCCGAGACCGGAATGGAGAAGCGCGCGAGCTGGGAGGAGACCTGGCGGCTCCAGCGCCTCGAAGACGCAGGCACGCTCGCGCCCGAGCTGAAGCGCCTCGCCCTCAAGGCCATCCCGGTTCCCGACAAGTACGGGCCCAAGGACTTCCTGCGGCACTACTGGGGCCTGCGCGGCAAGCTCGACGTGCCCAAGGAGCGGTTCGTCACCGTACCCGGCGGCAACACCGACGAGGACACCACGCCGCTCGTGGGCTGGGCGGGCTGGGACCACCTGCAAGTGGCGCAAGCGCTCTCGGGCCTCTACCAGCGGCGCAAGTCCGAGGATGGCTGGACCAGGGACCGGCTCGTTCCCCTGCTCGCGGGCATCGATGAGCGCGTGCCCTGGCTCCTCCAGTGGCACAACGAGCCGTCGGCTGCATTCGGCGAGATGAAGCTCGGCGAGTTCTTCCGCGACTTCGTCGCTGGCGAGGCGCACACGCTTGGCATCGCGGTGGGCGACCTGCGCGCGTGGACGCCGCCCGCCGCTCCGAAGCGCACGACGGTCGACCCGAGTGACGTGCTCGCGGCGCTGAAAAGCTGGAAACCCGAGAGCGATGACGATGAAGGCGAAGACGAGGAGGCCGAGCTGCCGGAAGGCCCGACCGAAGCGGACCTCGCGAGCGAAGTGGGCGTCACGAAGGCCCTCATCAAGAAGGCACTCAAGAAGCTCGAAGCGGACGGGCTGATCGAGAAGCTGGGCGGGCGCCCCGCCCGATACGTGGCGACGGAGAGCAGCTCATGA